The Aedes albopictus strain Foshan chromosome 1, AalbF5, whole genome shotgun sequence genomic interval caccgcttcgtactacacttttcgctgaataaacgaacatttccggtgcagttgcattggtgtgcgtgtataaacaccaacatattgacaactttgccaacgctgattggtggacacggtgtgcaccagctacactcccgattttttgagggCTACACTATCgtgcgcggtgcagaaaaagtgctacaccgatGTAGCACGATAATCAAAAACGagcattttcggtgcaaaagtgctacaccggtgtagcaccaccgcaaaaacgaaaacgacataagagttgagaaatcatttattgtaatcaaactcttatgatagcgatcgtgaattttttttatcttttttatcattgatcaccggcgcgaaaaatgaaaatcggcggcgtgacaaacagcggcgtatggcgcgccgccgacacctgggtcggcgtcggcgtgggacaaaaagtgtcggcggcggcggcgtggcgcggcggcgcacaggtctaaacccacgtgcttttgtttttggcgggaacactttttcttttgttttgccttgcgactgtcatgcggcggtatgccttgcgagcgtacgaccgccgcaggactctaataaaagataagcgcgacaataactgaactttttttgagaagtctacaaaagtttgagtctcacgcgcggtgacaggtataaatgacatttttgtatttatttatcaaaTGGAATATTTatactgttgaaggattctgtagattagtagtgagttgtctagttgaatgtcgggaatttcttgaagatgagaatattgccgactgttttgacatcgcgcgaacgttatcaatcctcgcaatatttttgattttctgatctttcatgatcactagtaatgcttgcaaagatctgtagttgagagcagcagtattttgaaatttatgtttttgctgtatagtatgacaaattcgaatgttgtttatatctgtagAAATAATCAGTCCGTATTTAGTTTGCAAAATCTGATTACATTgatcataattaataattatcttaaagatatttcgtctagctcaaacctttgtaggggtatgtggcgggacctctctctctctcttcttggcgtaacgtcctcactgggacaaagcctgcttctcagcttagtgttctatgagcacttccacagttattaactgagagcttcctctgccaatgaccattttgcatgtgtatatcgtgtggcaggcacgaagatactctatgcccaaggaagtcaaggaaatttcctttacgaaaagatcctggaccgaccgggaatcgaacccgtcaccctcaacatggtcatgctgaatacccgtgcgtttaccgcctcggctatatgggctatatcggctatatgtggcgggaccatcatcatcatcatcaccgatTCGAATCGAGTTATTCACCGCAACACGGCCCATTTGAAATCACTGATGAAGTTTGCACCATCGCACGGACCGGACAAAAATGTAAGAGAAGATGAAGGAGACACTCCAGCACAGGTTTGTATTAGGCGGTCCACAGATCCATCAGCAGGAATGGAGCCAGTGGACCAAAATATCAATGAGGAACCACTGAATCCACCCATTCAACAAGAGTTGGTTGATCGTCCAATGCGGTCGCATCGCAAACCGAAATACTTGACGGATTACGAATATTAATTGGGAATTTTGATCTGGGAGGGATGTCGGGTCGAGCCTCACTCCGACCCTGTAATTTGGATGAAGAGAATGACAGTATAGTTGGCAACCGGGCGTACGGGAGAAAAGACGAGCAAGAACGGAAGGGGATAGACGACGCGTGTGTGAGGTCTGGTCGTAGACAAGAAGCGGAGAAATAAATTCGGTAATTTCGAAGTACAAACGCGTGTGATTAATGCATCCGAATTCTACAGGTCGTTTTACCCCGGTGGCGCGTATTAAACCGATTCCCCCTACCCCTGTATGATAGTAAACGGGGGATTTTATGTAGTAAAAACCTGTCACCATCAACCGACACGATGCTTTCCACTATCTATCCTGCAATTTTACTTGGCGCCAAAAGTCCGTCCTTCCGTAATTTAATTTCTGTCAGCTACTATGTCAACACCGCATGTCACCCCCCACCCCATCACCCATCAACAACATTGTGGAAAGTGCAACCGAACGAATTGATCTTTATCGTGTTTGATGCAGACCGCTGTTTTACTACCAATCATGAACACGGAATACATAGTCCGAAGCTCAATGGCGCGTGGAAAAGTGTCTGTCCATCATTAGTTAAATTGGAGCTCTGCGGGTGATGAATGAATAATGAATGATAGGATAGTATGCTTCGGAATCACAGTTTCGGTTTAATCGATTTACTTTGATGAATTGGAACAAGCAGTGTTGTCTTTTTGGGGTACTTACTCCAGGGTTCCACATTTTCCGTAGATGTCCACCGACATCAGCTTCTGAATCTCCCGGACCAAGTCGTCCCGCTTGGAAAAGGTTCCACAGTGGGACACGAACTGAACTCCCATCTTGGTCTTTTCCAGGACGATTTCCAGAACTGTTTCGTTGTAGTACTCTTCGAAGCCCCTTCGCCATTGGGGTCGCTCGCTAGGACCCACCACGACTTCAGTTTCCGCATCGACGAAGTTGTTGTAGTTCCACACGACGTCCGAGTCCAGCCGATAGGTCATGGTCCAGTTGAAGAAGTCGTGATCGCCGCCTAGCAGATGCTTTGTATGAGCTGGAGATTCCATGTTGGCGGCGACGTAGATTTGACGCGGCGAGCGAAGCTTGGGTACTTTTTCGAACAGCGAGTACGCCCAAGGTTCGGCAATGTGGAACACAAGCGCGTCGTAGTCCGTTATGGTGGACAGCAGCTCCCGGTTGTTAGTCAGGACACAATCCGTTACTGGGCATTGTAGCGATCGGAAGTAATCCGGCCCAACGGTTTCCGCGGAGAGTTTCCAGTTCTTAACGTCGAAGAAGTTCGTGTACAACAAGATGTACTTGGACCGGTCTTCTAAACGGCGATCGCGGATGTGATCTTCCAAGATCTTGTAGTAGCTGATCGAAGGCTTAAGGCACTGGGTATGAATCAAAAAGCTGGCGGTCACCAGCAAACAGAACACAACGAACAGCAGGCACAACATCAAGCGATTTCGTTTCATTTTTCTAATCATGGTAGGCTGTGTGGCGACACGCGTATCGACTGATAAACGCAAGGCACACTTTGACGATATCTGGTGTAGTTTAAGTCACCGATAAGGAGACACTTGTCCGCGTCACATCGATGCTAACTAGATTGCACATCTCACACTTGATCCACCACTTTTCGCAACGTCTATTAAGACGCGAGGGAAACGTGATCGACCGGAATCCTTATTGCACATCCCAAAAAGATTTAAACTGCACGTTAACTTAGTTGCGTAATCACTAACTCTGTGTCAGTCTGATTTCCACATGGCGGCACCAGCTGGAGAAGGTGATAAATCCGATGATTCACTCTTGTTTTTCCAGCGTTACGATGACGGAGGGTGTGTGCTTCTAGTACCTACTACTGATGCTAGAAGAAACCAAAGCCGTACTGAACGGCAGGCGCATAAATCGCCATCGACGACGACGGCACGGCGGCATTTCCTTCTATCCAGCTCAATCGCTGCGGTTGTTCGAGGTGTCGATAGTAATGTCCATTTGCTAGACGCTAGTATGTATGTAGAATGTAGATGTTGAGGGGGAGCTGGGCGCGACAATGAAACCAATCATTTTAACATGCAGGTCGCCGAGGATGCGGGATTGAGAGAGGTTTTACTCCAGATTCGTTGAGTACCGAAGAGGGAGCGGATATGTGATATGTATGGTAATGAAGGATGATGTCAAATTCTCCAGGACCGCTTTGATCGTCTTGTATGATAGAGATGGCATGCACATCAGAGCGCAAGGTGAGAAAAGAGAAAAataccacgtatgtggcaaccctagtcccacctaatgcatctgacaggagccaacatctatcgtgcatccacaatggaatccattgtggatacacaaatgtttacatactgatgttggattcttaaaaatggcggcctggcACCCTGGTGAAAAATACACATTACAAGCAGCCATCAGGAAGAGTAAGGGTGCGTTTCTAGAATTATCTTCTACCTAGTTCAACTCGGAATCGTTATTGTCGCATCGCGCATGACGGTGTGCGCAGGAAAGCAAGATAAAGTACAATAATTCAActgggactgttatggtcttcttgttttctttccccgcattaaaactatgctgctgtgttgaaatattgacctcgcagcaccaaatcggagttcgccagttggaCCAGCGAtgcgaagttttcagcgaactttctgtcatttctcatccgacccgacatgcatccctgatgttttcgttttcagtccgactTGGTGTCGACAGTCAAGACTTTATCCTACCTGGGggtctgtcagtgcgagcgcgccaaattttgcgtgagtgagcatgtggtgttggtggttaaggtgaaaTCGTACGCTAGCCGCTGTCCGCTGTTAATAGGACAAATAATTTCGGtatttattttttgctttttttgcgAAAACTCAAACTGGAAAGTgtttattacccgttgcaagaaaatagagaacgagaaaggtgcaaaatcgctaatagacctccacTGGTATGTTTAAGGGCAAcataacagtgcattttattattctgttcttgctcacttgtaataaacttaaaatacGAAGATCAGgcgtgctggttttgtttacgaagagatttgtgcgctcgaaatcgtgagaaggtgtcaaagtcgaccattgtggcggccattttgggatcctaacaagtctgtccttaatcgtTATAGTGTcttaagtgcgcgaattggccaaggaatactgcgctgaaaacaccaaaatgattttcttacaggcggagatgtatgggcgcttgcgcgtacaaattttcgcgcaacgcataatatttaCTGAAAACAATAAGCGCACAGGTACAATAAGTTAGCAAGTccggaattttgtgtgaaattggTTTTTGTTTTCACAACGGAAAAATGTTTCTGAGTACCATGGGGAGTCCGTCTCATCtcaccttaagttcgctagtaatgcagtgaaatttgagcgatgctcattcttcggttttcttccaaatccacaatatccACCGATGAATCGAATTCATCGCTGTCCGagtattttgacactagagcggggccgtttccaatcagaattgaacgattttgattgggaatggccccgctctagtgtcaaaattcccggactgcgatgaatttggttcatcggtggataagtccatgttggctacgaaaacattgcattggtgggatagggatgccataaGCCAATCCAAATGTCTAtgtggtagtgatttgtgttcaaattcccggtgttaagaatttgtaagaactttgtaaacatcttttgttctcccgtatatggatacGCTTGCCATAAGTTTCCTGAGATAAAATCTGGAGAACTCAGTGTCCTTGAATTCAACACACATCACACACCGCATGTGCTATACTATTCTGTACTGCTGAGAGCCTACAGCCAAGCGCAGAGTCCCACGCAGAATTAGAAATGAACGAAGCTCACGCCAAGAAATGTTGGAGCTCTGCGGCGTCTCGCGCCACAGATGTGGCCTTTTACACACTCTCACTCTCACGCAATGTTTTCACCGCTGAGTGGTGTGTGTTTGCTGCCGGGCCTTATTCGTAGCAAAACGCAGCAACAGCGCACATTCCATTGAAGATCTGTTCGCAGAGCTGTGTATCAGTGCATCTATGCCATCTCTGCATGTATCTAACGGATGATGCAATTATGATCAGTTCAATCAGTGTTTTGATTTACCAAATCTGTTCCATCAGAAGCTGAATGCTTCGTTTATACAAATCAggtcaaacatttcaataggtcctatctgcatttgagaggctctctctgttcactttctctttcaattattgcaatgtaatggtacaattttcaacaacttttgcagtacaaatgaaaagacgattgttttaaccatcgttcaatgcaaggagacaatcataatacatacAAATAAACAGTTGAGATATTAACGAcaaagagggaaaccaaagagagtatctcttctgcagataggacctttagacatgtttggcctgaaatgcttAGAGGTGCTACTATTCGACTTTTTCTTTTGTTCTTTTCTTGGCGATGGGTCCACACAAACTGCCCACccaacacgaagtcgcatatgatgtagtataggatgctaaagtgggggccatatgcgtacatgcttccatttaacttaGGCTGACCAGATAGTAACAAGATAATATTTCAAAAGTTCAAAGATATACAACTCTTCTAACTGTAATGGCATAAAGCAGAGGAACTTTTTAACGTTTATAAATTGTTATGAAAATGTTGTTAGTTTATTTTGTATActataggggtgatacacaaattatgtcacgcaaaaatcgacctttttcaaccccccctcccctctatgtcacactttttgtatgggacctcaatattttttgtaagggtcgtcacgcttagcaaaaccccccctcccccctaaaagcgtgacgtaatttgtgtacggccccatactgtggtttgtacatctgtccctgaactTAAATGTGCATTTCTAGCGTTCCAGTCATTTTGGCCAGCAATCCAGTACAAAACATGCAAGCCGTCCCAGTcccttaaggccgcacgggacgacgtgtaatttttcctatcttccttctctttctaacaatttgcctcacgattttgaagatgcaaatatcaatttccactgcactgacgtagctgaaactttagtcgattgtgcaccgcgagtgagcaaatgaacgatcaaatttctagccaataatatgcagtagaagttgagatttgcatcttattaacaacagagcaatggcggacgattcaaccaccgtcccgtccggccttaacacGGACAACAAACGAtcgacggtcttgtgttgttgcccgattcaggatgcccccttaggataacaaattcctagacaaaactcaagcaatGTAAGCAAATAACGCTGCGAACTAAAGGCAATCCaccagaagaaatacgattacaggattgactgatggtccaagaacaataatgaaacctcgtcatcc includes:
- the LOC109424953 gene encoding alpha-(1,3)-fucosyltransferase C isoform X1 gives rise to the protein MIRKMKRNRLMLCLLFVVFCLLVTASFLIHTQCLKPSISYYKILEDHIRDRRLEDRSKYILLYTNFFDVKNWKLSAETVGPDYFRSLQCPVTDCVLTNNRELLSTITDYDALVFHIAEPWAYSLFEKVPKLRSPRQIYVAANMESPAHTKHLLGGDHDFFNWTMTYRLDSDVVWNYNNFVDAETEVVVGPSERPQWRRGFEEYYNETVLEIVLEKTKMGVQFVSHCGTFSKRDDLVREIQKLMSVDIYGKCGTLECPRGSPRCTEMLTTDYRFYFAFENSLCRDYVTEKVYTVMDASWIVPVVFGGADYSLFLPPNSYIDAQQFNTVEDLVEYLSYLSQNPREYAKYFWWKEHYRITGSQPFCDLCQKLHDVGTRERVQYYKDIEEWWFDEACQAQARIKF